In Chitinibacter sp. SCUT-21, a single genomic region encodes these proteins:
- a CDS encoding HD-GYP domain-containing protein: MIKKIPAHALRIGMFIHDLNVDWMNHPFVRNKFVIADDEALAKIMATGVREVYIDITRGLDMPDAPTVEEVNAELDAQLIQIAEAPAPIIQVSFAQELGRAKKIHGHATNVVRNVMRDVRLGKAIELAGVAQVVEDITESVLRNSGALVGLGAIKDKDEYTFLHSVSVCTLMVTFAQSLGLDRDTIRLAGVGGLLHDTGKMKVPNDILNKPGRLSEAEFAIMRSHPEEGWNILRGIEGVEEIPLDITLHHHERLDGTGYPHQLPGEQISRMAQMAAVVDVYDAITSDRCYHKGMTAPEGLRKLWEWSKFHFNPELVQAFMRTVGIYPVGTLVKLESGRLAVVIEQNNAAMLQPIVKAIFSTKSNTYINPVVVDLSRPMGKGGADKIVGHENPEKWRIDVQRFLFELV, translated from the coding sequence ATGATCAAAAAAATACCTGCTCATGCACTTCGTATCGGGATGTTTATTCATGACTTAAATGTCGATTGGATGAATCATCCCTTTGTGCGTAATAAGTTTGTTATTGCGGACGATGAAGCTCTCGCCAAAATTATGGCCACTGGCGTGCGCGAGGTTTACATCGATATCACTCGGGGTTTAGATATGCCCGACGCGCCAACGGTCGAGGAAGTGAATGCCGAGTTAGATGCGCAGTTAATTCAAATCGCTGAGGCGCCGGCGCCGATTATTCAGGTCTCGTTTGCTCAAGAGCTGGGCCGGGCAAAGAAAATTCATGGCCACGCGACGAATGTTGTGCGCAATGTGATGCGGGATGTGCGCTTGGGCAAGGCGATTGAGCTGGCGGGCGTGGCGCAGGTTGTTGAGGATATTACCGAATCGGTGCTAAGAAACAGCGGCGCGCTGGTGGGGTTGGGCGCGATTAAAGATAAAGACGAATACACGTTTTTGCATTCAGTGAGTGTCTGCACCTTAATGGTGACATTTGCACAGTCGCTAGGGCTCGATCGCGACACGATACGCTTGGCTGGCGTTGGCGGTTTATTGCACGACACCGGAAAAATGAAAGTACCGAATGATATTTTGAATAAACCTGGACGATTGAGCGAGGCGGAATTTGCCATTATGCGTAGTCATCCTGAAGAGGGGTGGAATATTCTGCGCGGTATTGAAGGGGTGGAGGAGATTCCGCTGGATATTACGCTGCATCATCATGAGCGGCTCGATGGTACTGGCTATCCACATCAATTACCTGGTGAGCAAATTAGCCGCATGGCGCAGATGGCTGCGGTGGTGGATGTGTATGACGCAATCACCTCTGATCGCTGTTATCACAAAGGGATGACCGCGCCCGAAGGGCTTCGTAAATTATGGGAATGGAGTAAATTTCATTTTAATCCCGAGCTGGTGCAGGCCTTTATGCGAACCGTTGGTATTTATCCTGTTGGTACCTTGGTTAAGCTCGAATCTGGTCGTTTGGCGGTGGTGATTGAACAAAATAATGCAGCGATGCTGCAGCCGATTGTTAAAGCGATTTTTAGTACTAAATCCAACACCTATATCAACCCTGTTGTCGTTGATTTGTCTCGCCCGATGGGTAAGGGGGGGGCGGATAAAATCGTGGGGCACGAAAACCCGGAAAAATGGCGCATCGATGTGCAGCGATTTTTGTTTGAACTGGTGTAA
- a CDS encoding response regulator: MADVGQQRILIVDGDAAMRVQLIDALAHLGEIKEAHDGQQALALAQEFRPHIVLLDTDLAVIDGFELCRQLVQSVKETRVVFMASNASLESREAAYLAGADDYMGKPLLMPKVRYRIERLAKVIADAEQLKQSLKSATDVAMMAISNSGEMGGVIDFMKRTSECHDIEALLKAVVSTCAGHFQLKVSAQISTEHEQKTLNSEGRSSPLEAELLLRLREGQRIYQYGTRMVINYPNAIVQIKDLNWSNDEYIGRIRDHIAIVVEAASNRVNGIVLEQAMIEHNRKIQSSINQIVEVVRQVEVEYKYQQGAARELFEGLRIQISGALAGLGLTDAQEEDLLYIVQASSMYADKLYEAGFSLDQKFAGVIGQLQQLIVAETQLVSVPESDLDDSVILF, translated from the coding sequence ATGGCCGATGTTGGGCAACAGCGAATATTAATCGTCGATGGTGATGCGGCGATGCGCGTGCAACTGATCGACGCTTTGGCCCATTTAGGTGAGATCAAAGAGGCGCATGATGGACAGCAGGCTCTGGCGTTAGCTCAAGAATTTAGGCCGCATATCGTGTTACTCGATACAGATCTGGCCGTGATCGATGGGTTTGAGCTCTGTCGTCAACTGGTGCAAAGCGTGAAAGAGACGCGTGTCGTGTTCATGGCGAGTAATGCCTCTTTGGAAAGCCGAGAGGCGGCGTATCTGGCGGGGGCCGATGACTATATGGGCAAGCCGCTACTGATGCCGAAGGTGCGTTATCGTATAGAGCGATTAGCCAAAGTGATTGCCGATGCTGAGCAATTAAAACAATCGCTGAAATCAGCCACCGATGTGGCGATGATGGCCATTTCCAATAGTGGTGAGATGGGCGGCGTTATTGATTTTATGAAACGCACCAGCGAATGCCATGATATTGAAGCGCTACTCAAAGCGGTGGTCTCTACGTGTGCAGGCCATTTTCAGCTAAAAGTTTCGGCGCAAATTAGTACAGAACATGAGCAAAAAACACTCAATAGTGAGGGGCGTTCCAGCCCGCTGGAAGCCGAATTATTGCTACGTTTAAGAGAGGGCCAGCGTATTTATCAATATGGCACGCGGATGGTGATTAATTACCCGAATGCCATCGTGCAAATAAAAGACCTCAATTGGAGTAATGACGAATACATTGGGCGGATACGCGATCATATTGCCATCGTGGTAGAAGCGGCATCTAATCGTGTGAATGGCATTGTGCTTGAGCAAGCGATGATCGAGCACAATCGCAAAATACAGTCCTCGATTAACCAAATTGTCGAGGTGGTACGGCAAGTCGAAGTGGAATATAAATACCAGCAAGGGGCGGCCCGTGAATTATTTGAAGGTTTAAGGATCCAAATTTCAGGTGCTTTAGCTGGATTGGGCTTAACGGATGCTCAAGAAGAAGATTTGTTATACATTGTGCAAGCCAGCTCAATGTACGCTGATAAATTATACGAAGCTGGTTTTTCTCTAGACCAGAAATTTGCAGGTGTAATCGGGCAACTCCAGCAATTAATCGTCGCAGAAACGCAGCTTGTTTCTGTGCCCGAATCCGATTTGGACGATTCTGTGATTTTGTTTTAA